The proteins below come from a single Halostagnicola larsenii XH-48 genomic window:
- the metG gene encoding methionine--tRNA ligase encodes MSHDEFPTEQQAVVTCGLPYANGDLHVGHLRTYVGGDSFARALETLGQETAYVSGSDMHGTPVAVNAEQQGVDPEDFALEWHEQYAETFPKFNVEFDNYGHTHDETNTELTQEIVRTLEEEGYVYEKEIRVAYDPVADDHLPDRYVEGTCPYCGAKARGDECDEGCQRHLEPGEVEDPKSTITGNPAEYRERTHKFFRVSEFSDYLTEFLDGLEGTSNARNQPRQWIEEGLQDWCLTRDMDWGIDYPGDAEEDIVLYVWVDAPVEYISSTKQYAESAEGEGYDWERVWKEDGEIVHVIGRDIIQHHTIFWPAMLEAADYNAPRAVAATGFITINGKGLSTSRNRAIWAKEYLEEGFHPDLLRYYLMTTGGLQQDVDFSWDAFQEKVNGELVGTVGNFWYRSLLFAYRNYEGTPDAEVSPDVEDRIEGAIGEVREAVNDYSIRGIGQAATRLAQFGNEYIQRNEPWKLTDEEPEQAAQVIRDCVQIAKAVGVLIAPITPDKAQALWEQLGEDGAVEDARIEDALEAPPRHFAEPGELFEKIEDERVDELNEKLAERVDAASDGEPDGDEDDEHDENDAAGDLEPLLEDRIGFGEFQDLDIRVGRIEVAEGIEGADDLARLEVDIGFETRQVVAGIKQLHDLEELTGEKIILLANMEPAELFGVESNGMILAAGDEADLLTTHGDAEIGEKVQ; translated from the coding sequence ATGAGCCACGACGAGTTTCCGACGGAGCAGCAGGCGGTGGTGACCTGTGGGTTGCCCTACGCGAACGGCGACCTGCACGTCGGCCACCTGCGAACGTACGTGGGCGGCGATTCGTTCGCCCGCGCCTTAGAGACGCTCGGCCAGGAGACGGCCTACGTCTCGGGATCGGACATGCACGGAACGCCGGTCGCCGTCAACGCCGAGCAACAGGGCGTCGACCCCGAGGATTTCGCCCTCGAGTGGCACGAACAGTACGCCGAGACCTTTCCGAAGTTCAACGTCGAGTTCGACAACTACGGACACACCCACGACGAGACGAACACGGAACTAACCCAGGAGATCGTCCGCACGCTCGAGGAGGAGGGCTACGTCTACGAGAAGGAGATTCGGGTGGCCTACGACCCCGTCGCCGACGACCACCTTCCGGATCGATACGTCGAAGGGACCTGCCCGTACTGCGGGGCGAAAGCCCGCGGCGACGAGTGCGACGAGGGCTGTCAGCGCCACCTCGAGCCGGGCGAAGTCGAGGATCCGAAGAGTACGATCACGGGCAACCCGGCCGAGTACCGCGAGCGAACCCACAAGTTCTTCCGCGTCTCGGAGTTCTCGGACTATCTCACCGAATTCCTCGACGGACTCGAGGGCACCTCGAACGCCCGAAACCAGCCCCGTCAGTGGATCGAAGAGGGACTGCAGGACTGGTGTCTCACCCGCGACATGGACTGGGGGATCGATTATCCTGGCGATGCGGAGGAAGACATCGTCCTCTACGTCTGGGTCGACGCGCCCGTCGAGTACATCTCGAGCACCAAGCAATACGCCGAGAGCGCCGAAGGCGAGGGCTACGACTGGGAGCGCGTCTGGAAGGAAGACGGCGAGATCGTTCACGTCATCGGGCGGGACATCATCCAGCACCACACCATCTTCTGGCCCGCGATGCTCGAGGCGGCGGACTACAACGCGCCGCGGGCGGTCGCCGCGACCGGCTTCATCACGATCAACGGCAAGGGCCTCTCGACGAGCCGGAATCGTGCGATCTGGGCGAAGGAGTACCTCGAGGAAGGGTTCCATCCCGACCTGCTGCGATACTACCTGATGACGACCGGCGGCCTCCAGCAGGACGTCGACTTCTCGTGGGACGCCTTCCAGGAGAAGGTAAACGGCGAACTCGTCGGGACGGTCGGCAACTTCTGGTATCGCAGCCTCCTGTTCGCCTACAGAAACTACGAAGGGACGCCGGACGCAGAGGTCTCCCCGGACGTCGAGGACCGCATCGAGGGAGCCATCGGCGAGGTTCGCGAGGCGGTCAACGACTACTCGATCCGCGGGATCGGTCAGGCCGCGACGCGACTAGCCCAGTTCGGCAACGAGTACATCCAGCGCAACGAGCCCTGGAAGCTTACCGACGAAGAGCCCGAACAGGCCGCACAGGTCATCCGCGACTGCGTCCAGATCGCGAAAGCCGTCGGCGTCCTCATCGCGCCGATCACGCCGGACAAGGCCCAGGCGCTCTGGGAGCAACTGGGCGAGGACGGAGCCGTCGAAGACGCGAGGATCGAGGACGCACTCGAGGCACCGCCGCGTCACTTCGCGGAACCCGGCGAACTCTTCGAGAAGATCGAAGACGAGCGCGTCGACGAACTAAACGAGAAGCTCGCAGAACGGGTCGATGCGGCGTCCGACGGTGAACCTGACGGAGACGAGGACGACGAACACGATGAGAACGACGCCGCGGGCGACCTCGAGCCTCTGCTCGAGGACCGGATCGGCTTCGGTGAGTTCCAGGATCTGGACATCCGCGTCGGCCGGATCGAGGTCGCGGAGGGAATCGAGGGGGCGGACGACCTCGCGCGACTCGAGGTCGATATCGGCTTCGAGACCAGACAGGTCGTCGCGGGGATCAAACAGTTACACGACTTAGAGGAACTGACCGGCGAGAAGATCATCCTACTGGCGAACATGGAGCCGGCGGAACTGTTCGGCGTCGAGTCCAACGGGATGATCCTCGCCGCGGGCGACGAGGCGGACCTGCTGACGACCCACGGCGACGCCGAGATCGGCGAGAAGGTTCAGTAA